The window CGCAGCGGCCTCGGTACCAGCCCGGGTAGACCGAGGTGATCTTCGCGACGCCGCTGGAGTCGGTGAGGACGCCGCCCCGCAGGAACGTGCCGTTGTCCGGCTCGTCGTGGCCGTTGTTGCCCACGAAGCCGGAGTACTCGCCGAGGGCGTCCGAGTGCCAGATCTCGACCAGGGCGTTCTTGAGCGGGACGCAGGTGTCGTCGTCCACGACGGTGAGGGTCAGGTTCAGGGGGATGCCCGTCTTGTCCTCGCTGATGTCCGAGCGGACATACTGTCCGTCGAGGTAGTACGGGCCTTCGGTCATCTGCTTGGTGAGCGTGCAGACGGCTGCGGCGGCGACGGGTTCTGTGCTCGGGGTGGTGGCGGTGGTCGGGGTGTGCTGTGCAGCTGCGCCTACGGCCAGGGCAGCTGCGGTGGCACCTCCTGCCAGCAGTACGGTCCGGCGGCCTACGGGGTTGGGTGTGGGGTCCTTCTGCGTGTCTGTCATGGACACGGCACCGTAAGGAGGCTTGCTGTTGGAGAGCTGTGTGTTCGGTAAAATGACGAGGCGTCAAGTGTGTTGTGAGACACCGGAGTTGTGTGGTGCTGTCGAGGCCGCCCGCTTCCTTGCAGTGTCGTGCTTCCACGGCCTGCATCAAGGGCGCTACGCGTCGCCTTCGGCGATGACCCTTCGGGTCACCCTTGACCCAGCCCGTTCCAGCACGGGAGAGAAGCGAGCGAGCGGCCAGGGAGCAACGGGTGGCCAGGGGCGTCGGCCCCTCAGGCCGACTCCATGGCCATCGGCGACGCGGGGCGCGTCAGCGGAGCGGCGGCACGCCGGGCGGGTTTAGCGGCTACCGGCAGGTGGGGCGCCCCGGCCGGGATCCCGTTGCCGAATGTCGGGCGGTCCGGCCGCTGGGGGCGGCTTGGTGCGGCTTGGTGCGGCGATCGGAGCATTCGGGCAGTCCGTGAGGGGGAGATGCCCAGGTTGGATGCCCCTTGGGAGGTAGCGGGCAGGCCCAAACGCTCCAATCGGCGGTGGCGCCCTCGCGAACTGGGCCGTGGGCGGGGTGGTCGGGTGCGCCGGCGTCCGCTTGTCGTCCCTCACCGCCTACGCCGGGTGAGTCGCCCGAAGGGCATGGCCCACCCGCCTGCGGTCGCTTAGCAACCCGGCGTGCCGCCACTCCGCTGACGCGCCCCGCATCGCCGAGCGGCCATGGAGTCAGCCGTAGGGCCCGACTGCCCTGGCCACCCGCCTTTTCGGGCCGCTCGCTCGCTTCTCTCCCGTGCTGGAGCGGGCTGGGTCAAGGGTGACCCGAAGGGTCATCGCCGAAGGCGACGCGAAGCGCCCTTGATGCAGGCCGTGGAAGCACGACACTGCAAAGAAGCGGGCGGCCCCGACAGTTGTTACTTGGCGGCGTGAGTGAGGAAGGCCGTCCAAGTGGTGGGGGAGAGAGTGAGCTGGGGGCCCTGCTTGTTCTTGGAGTCGCGGATGTGGATGGCCTCGGGGCGGGTCGCTATCTCGAGGCAGTCGCCGTCGCCGTCGCCGCTGCTGCTGTGGCTCGACTTGTGCCAGGTGAGAGCGACTTCTACGCAGTCGCCGGAGCCCCCGCTGCTGTAGCTGCTCTTGAACCAGGCCAGTTCGCTGGTGCTCATAGGTCCCCTCGCATCCGCTGCAACAGGCTCGTGGAGTCCTTGAGAGTGAGAGCCTGTGAGCGCATCCTGGCATACCGCATCTGGAGCATGCTGACCACCTTTCGGTCAGCGATGAACTGCCCGCTTTCCTGCCCTTCGCAGTATGCGAACCACTTGTTCTCCGGGGTCTCCAGCAACTGCATGGGCCCGTCCAGACCCGCGTGTGTGTCCTGCTCCGTTGGCATGATCTGGATCTCCACGTTGCGTAGTTCGCCGATCTCCAGAACGTGGTCGATGAGTTCACGCGTGACCTCCACTCCGCCAGTGCGACGCCGGAAGAGGTGCTCCTCCAGGATGAAGCCAAATGCCGTGTTCGGCCGTTCCCGCAGCAGGCGTTGCCGCTCCGCCCGCGCCACCCACTGTGCCTCGATCTGTTCGTCGCTCAGCGGAGGGAGCTGGTTCGTGAAGAGCGTCCGGGCGTATGCCTCGGTCTGCAGCAGGCCCGGCACCAACCGGCACTCGTACGTGTACAGCGTGATAGCCGTGGCCTCCAACTGAGCCCACCGCCGAAACCAAGCCGCCAACCCCGGCTGCCTCTCCAGGCACCCCGCCGCCTTCCGTAACGCCCCCGTCCTGCCGAACACCTCCTCCGCCCTGGTCACGAATTCCGGATCCGGCATCCGCCTCCCCAGCTCCACCGAAGCCACCGTGTGTTTGGAGAACCTCACCAGCTCTCCGAACTCCTCCCTGCTCAACCCCGCGTGCTCGCGCAAGCCCTGGACCACCGCCCCGAACGTCCGCAGACTGTCCGACGACTCCGGCTCGCTGCCCGTCCCCATCGCGCCATCGACCACTGTCGGTCACCTCCCGGAGCATGGTTACGGGGCGTGATCGGTACTGTCCAGTCCGTCACCGCGTACGCTGCCGCAGCGTACGCGGCGTCGACCTGGAGAACTCCGGCCCTCAGTCGCCACATTGGGCGCATGACAGCAAGGACCACCCCCGCGACGCCCCAACCCCCGGTCACCGTACGTGTGTTCAGTCAGCGCTTCAGTGCCACCCCGCGCGGTGCGCGACTCGCCCGGCGTCTGGCCGCTCACCAGTTGGACGGCTGGGGCATCCCGCACGGCACCGACGCCTCCGAGACCGTCGTTCTGATCGTCGCCGAGCTGGCCGCCAACGCCGTGATACACGGGCGTGTGCCGGGGAGGGACTTCGAGTTGCGGCTCGGTCTCGTCACGGGTGGCGTGCGGATCGAGGTCAGTGACGCGTGTGCGGGTTCCTGCCCGCCCGGGCCGCGAGAGGTGCCTCCCCCGGGCCCTCTCGACGAGCACGGCCGGGGTCTCCTCCTCGTGGACGCGCTCGCCGACCGGTGGGAAGTGCTGCGGCGCGACCCCGGCAAGACGGTTCGCGCCGAGGTCGATCTGCCGGGCGCCCCGTAGGGCGGCGAGACGGTCCTAGCCCGCCGCCCCCATGCCCGCCGCGTTGGGCCAGGCCTGGGTGCCCGGCCAGCCCGTGGCCGGGGCGGGAGAGAGGCCGTTCGTGCCCCTGACCTGCGCGGCGGTCAGTCCGCCCCGGGCGGGAACGCCCGGCGGGGTGGGGCCGGCGGCGGCCGGTGCGGGTGCCGGTGTCGGCATGGGAGCCGGGGCCGGAGCAGGGGCAGGGGTGGGGACGGGGGCCGGAGCAGGGGCCTGGGCCACGGGGGCCAGCGGCTGCTGGAGCGGTGCGGCCATGGGCTGTGGAGCGGGTTGGGGTACCGGCTGCGGCACGGCCTGCGGCATCTGCTGCTGACCCATCTGGCCCATCTGCGGCATCTGGCCCATCTGGCCCATCTGTGCCGCCGCCGGCATCGGCATCCCTCCGCCCGGGCCCGCCGGGGCGGCGGACGCGGTGGCGGGGAGCGGCATGCCGGTGCCGACGGCGGCAGGGGGTGCGGCGGGCCCCGGACCACCGAAACCGGTGGCCTGAGCGGCGAGCCCGCGCATGCCCGACCCGTTGGTCTCACTCACCAGGCGGTCCACGGCCGCCGTACCGGAGCTGTAGCTGGTCCCGTTGCTCAGCTCCGGTACGGCGGCTCCCCTCCTGGACGTCCCGTAGAGCACCTGTTCCAGGCCGGACACCAGGCGACGCACGTCCACCTGGGGGCGCACGACGAGACGCAGGAAGCGGCTGGACGAACCGATCTTGTTGCCGCACTCGCGGACCAGGATCCGGTGCTCGGTGAGCATCCTGTCCCGGACCACGGTGCCCTCGGCGCCCACGGGGAGGCGCACGAAGAGGAAGTTGCCCTGCGAGGGGTAGACCGTCAGCCCGGGCAGGGAGGAGAGCTGGCTGGCCATGTCGAGCCGGTCGCGGCGCACCTGCTGGAGGCTCTGCGCGTAC of the Streptomyces koelreuteriae genome contains:
- a CDS encoding ATP-binding protein, which gives rise to MTARTTPATPQPPVTVRVFSQRFSATPRGARLARRLAAHQLDGWGIPHGTDASETVVLIVAELAANAVIHGRVPGRDFELRLGLVTGGVRIEVSDACAGSCPPGPREVPPPGPLDEHGRGLLLVDALADRWEVLRRDPGKTVRAEVDLPGAP
- a CDS encoding pyridoxal phosphate-dependent aminotransferase, with amino-acid sequence MADNVTSLFRSTAAHSPSMAALTREGGEGAGPVDFCIPCNPYFPTPAMFDDMGARLRDIITYYPSGADTITAELCSLLQLPPQCVAMGNGSTELITWIDHLLVRESLAIPVPTFGRWTDQPMETGKRVDMFPLQESSGFALDLAQYAEFIRARGTRVAVICNPNNPDGGFLHKHAIVQFMDAMADLDLVVIDESFLEFADAEAEPSVVQEAMLRPNVIVLRSLGKNFGLHGIRFGYLVANPSLAGRVRSMLPKWNLNSFAEHVVFMLKEHGAEYAQSLQQVRRDRLDMASQLSSLPGLTVYPSQGNFLFVRLPVGAEGTVVRDRMLTEHRILVRECGNKIGSSSRFLRLVVRPQVDVRRLVSGLEQVLYGTSRRGAAVPELSNGTSYSSGTAAVDRLVSETNGSGMRGLAAQATGFGGPGPAAPPAAVGTGMPLPATASAAPAGPGGGMPMPAAAQMGQMGQMPQMGQMGQQQMPQAVPQPVPQPAPQPMAAPLQQPLAPVAQAPAPAPVPTPAPAPAPAPMPTPAPAPAAAGPTPPGVPARGGLTAAQVRGTNGLSPAPATGWPGTQAWPNAAGMGAAG
- a CDS encoding intradiol ring-cleavage dioxygenase translates to MTDTQKDPTPNPVGRRTVLLAGGATAAALAVGAAAQHTPTTATTPSTEPVAAAAVCTLTKQMTEGPYYLDGQYVRSDISEDKTGIPLNLTLTVVDDDTCVPLKNALVEIWHSDALGEYSGFVGNNGHDEPDNGTFLRGGVLTDSSGVAKITSVYPGWYRGRCVHIHIKVHTDVTLTPDGSFTGGEELHTGQLFFSETITTRVAALAQYAVNTVPRTTLAQDSIYDEGGAASGLLTLTPLGSTTSAGYAGTLTLGVEQG
- a CDS encoding DUF397 domain-containing protein — its product is MSTSELAWFKSSYSSGGSGDCVEVALTWHKSSHSSSGDGDGDCLEIATRPEAIHIRDSKNKQGPQLTLSPTTWTAFLTHAAK
- a CDS encoding helix-turn-helix domain-containing protein, which codes for MGTGSEPESSDSLRTFGAVVQGLREHAGLSREEFGELVRFSKHTVASVELGRRMPDPEFVTRAEEVFGRTGALRKAAGCLERQPGLAAWFRRWAQLEATAITLYTYECRLVPGLLQTEAYARTLFTNQLPPLSDEQIEAQWVARAERQRLLRERPNTAFGFILEEHLFRRRTGGVEVTRELIDHVLEIGELRNVEIQIMPTEQDTHAGLDGPMQLLETPENKWFAYCEGQESGQFIADRKVVSMLQMRYARMRSQALTLKDSTSLLQRMRGDL